The following proteins come from a genomic window of Limosilactobacillus reuteri:
- a CDS encoding GH25 family lysozyme, with protein MIPGIDISEWQGHVDFNAVKASGVKFVLIRAGYGRSASQVDHYFAEHYTQAKAAGLQVGAYWYSYATSPADAANEARACLTVLGNRHFDYPIYFDLGTV; from the coding sequence ATGATTCCCGGAATTGATATTTCTGAATGGCAAGGCCACGTAGACTTTAATGCAGTTAAAGCTAGTGGCGTAAAATTCGTCCTAATTCGAGCCGGCTATGGTCGTTCTGCTAGCCAAGTAGACCATTATTTTGCTGAACACTACACACAGGCTAAAGCGGCTGGTTTGCAAGTTGGTGCCTATTGGTATTCCTACGCTACTTCACCTGCTGATGCAGCTAATGAAGCGCGGGCCTGCTTAACTGTCCTTGGCAATCGTCACTTTGATTATCCAATCTACTTTGATCTAGGGACTGTCTGA
- a CDS encoding IS5-like element ISLpl3 family transposase (programmed frameshift) has protein sequence MTTPKRYELEDAQWDRIKGYFPPYRTGRPSSLDNRTALNAILWLMRSGAPWRDLPERYGSWKTVYSRFRAWVSSGLFEQVFLKLIDDPDMENLSLDSTIVRAHQKATGGKKNAECMVENQAIGLSRGGRTTKIHALVDGLGNPLVFRLTGGQVHDSQVASELLEGFDISQSNIIADKAYGTAKLRQYIKDKAAVYTIPPKENTKDKWTCDYHVYCERHLIENFFNQLKNFRRIATRYDKLAHVYLATVYIASICILLK, from the exons ATGACAACACCTAAACGATACGAACTGGAAGATGCTCAATGGGACCGAATCAAAGGATACTTCCCGCCATACCGGACTGGCCGTCCATCAAGCCTAGACAACCGTACCGCCCTCAACGCTATCCTCTGGCTCATGCGCAGCGGGGCTCCTTGGCGTGATCTACCTGAACGCTATGGCTCTTGGAAAACGGTGTATAGTCGCTTCCGAGCCTGGGTAAGTTCAGGCTTGTTCGAACAGGTTTTTCTCAAATTGATTGACGATCCCGACATGGAAAACTTGAGCTTAGATTCAACGATCGTTCGAGCGCATCAAAAGGCCACTGGGG GCAAAAAAAACGCCGAATGTATGGTCGAAAATCAAGCTATTGGACTAAGTCGAGGTGGCCGAACGACCAAGATTCACGCACTCGTTGACGGATTAGGGAATCCCTTGGTTTTTCGCCTAACAGGTGGTCAAGTACATGATAGCCAAGTTGCCAGTGAGTTGCTGGAAGGCTTCGATATTTCTCAATCAAATATTATCGCGGATAAAGCCTATGGCACCGCGAAACTTCGCCAGTATATTAAAGATAAAGCAGCCGTCTATACCATTCCGCCAAAGGAAAATACCAAAGACAAGTGGACCTGTGATTACCACGTTTATTGTGAGCGCCATTTGATTGAGAACTTCTTCAATCAGTTGAAGAACTTTCGTAGGATTGCAACGCGTTATGATAAGCTCGCTCATGTTTATCTGGCTACGGTTTACATTGCCTCAATTTGCATCTTACTTAAGTAG
- a CDS encoding 1,4-beta-N-acetylmuramidase: protein MEQNGCYAGLYISRSPLQNYISPAVAQRYAIWVAEYGSRCNYGGNYGIWQHSSTGSVPGVSGNCDLDYAYIDYAAVINKKQPATRKNSDQLAAEVLNGQWGNGVDRQKRLSAAGYDYAVVQEKVNRLLNHKSVDQIAREVIRGSWENGNERINRLKQAGYDPTQIQQRVNQLL from the coding sequence TTGGAACAGAATGGTTGCTATGCGGGGCTGTATATTTCACGATCACCACTGCAAAACTATATCTCGCCCGCTGTTGCTCAGCGGTATGCCATCTGGGTCGCCGAATATGGATCGCGTTGTAACTATGGTGGCAACTATGGAATCTGGCAACATTCCTCTACTGGTTCTGTTCCAGGTGTCAGTGGTAACTGCGACCTAGATTATGCCTACATTGACTATGCAGCAGTAATTAACAAAAAGCAGCCAGCCACCAGAAAGAATTCTGATCAGCTGGCTGCAGAAGTATTGAATGGACAATGGGGTAATGGTGTCGATCGTCAAAAAAGGTTATCCGCTGCCGGTTATGACTATGCGGTGGTCCAAGAAAAAGTTAACCGTCTATTGAACCATAAGTCAGTCGACCAAATTGCACGCGAAGTTATCCGTGGTTCCTGGGAAAATGGTAATGAGCGAATCAACCGCTTGAAACAAGCTGGCTATGACCCCACCCAAATTCAACAACGTGTTAATCAATTACTCTGA
- a CDS encoding SHOCT domain-containing protein, whose translation MVKKVQPVTHQPLIATSEHINSEQLLNDLHYQQSKQIIQNMLNKGLISLTEFKDIDALNKQSFPPLLGPGNVDTSKF comes from the coding sequence ATGGTAAAGAAAGTACAACCAGTGACCCATCAACCACTAATAGCAACAAGTGAGCATATCAATTCAGAGCAATTATTGAATGATTTGCACTATCAACAATCAAAACAAATCATACAGAATATGCTTAATAAAGGCTTAATCTCGCTCACCGAATTTAAGGACATTGATGCCTTAAACAAGCAGTCATTTCCACCATTATTAGGGCCCGGAAACGTTGATACATCAAAGTTCTAG
- a CDS encoding recombinase family protein, translating into MSTITKIQSYHRDVKHLRVAAYCRVSTDNIEQLESLENQRIHYQEYISNHSDWQLAKVYYDEGISGTQLTKRDALKELLADCHNHRIDLVVTKSISRLSRNTTDCLQIVRELQQLNIPIIFEKEHINTGAMTSELFLSILSSIAQDESHSTAGNLRWAIRQRFASGQFRVSSAPYGYSIEDGNLVINRTEARIVREIFQ; encoded by the coding sequence ATGTCAACCATTACTAAAATCCAAAGCTACCACCGCGATGTCAAGCATCTCCGTGTAGCGGCCTATTGCAGAGTTTCAACTGACAACATTGAACAACTGGAAAGTCTTGAAAACCAACGTATTCATTACCAAGAATACATCAGTAATCATTCAGACTGGCAATTAGCTAAGGTCTATTACGATGAAGGAATCTCAGGCACCCAACTAACGAAGCGTGATGCTTTAAAAGAACTACTGGCAGATTGTCATAATCATCGAATTGACCTCGTGGTTACAAAGTCAATCAGCCGCTTATCCCGAAACACAACCGACTGTCTACAAATCGTTCGAGAACTGCAGCAGTTGAACATCCCAATTATCTTTGAGAAAGAGCACATCAATACTGGAGCAATGACTAGCGAATTATTTCTATCGATTCTCAGCAGTATCGCTCAGGATGAATCTCATTCTACTGCCGGAAATTTACGTTGGGCAATCAGGCAACGTTTCGCTAGTGGCCAATTTCGAGTATCTTCAGCCCCCTACGGATATTCAATTGAAGATGGCAACTTAGTCATCAATCGGACTGAAGCCAGGATTGTGCGAGAAATCTTTCAATAA
- a CDS encoding recombinase family protein, whose product MSASQIAKGLDHKHIPTKRGGQWRSNTVINILRNSNYTGDMLCQKTYRDDQYHRHFNQGELTQYLIEDHHPSLVNHETFNRIQVLLKEAAQKRHIETDSHKYQHHYLFSGKIICGNCGTIFKRQTRPNKIYWACQRHLKSAKQCPIKAVPEASLEVAFCNMMNKLVYSRKFLLQPLLENLQVQANSDTHGRLNSLTELMQSGLIDKPIYVNQTAQLEQDTYKCREKVKQLHSRNTDSANSFEDVRSLLYWCQQDQELSGFDKTPFQDFVQQIVVHSSSVVFKLKCGLKLTEKLNKDVTIDDHFYRNIIRQRFNEPIKQAEYLYSIIESEGDLIG is encoded by the coding sequence ATGTCAGCTAGTCAAATTGCTAAAGGATTAGATCATAAACACATACCAACAAAGCGCGGTGGACAATGGCGAAGTAACACCGTGATTAACATCTTACGAAACAGTAATTACACCGGTGATATGCTCTGTCAAAAGACTTATCGTGATGATCAATATCACCGTCATTTTAACCAAGGTGAACTCACCCAGTACTTAATTGAGGATCATCATCCTAGTTTGGTTAACCACGAAACTTTTAACCGGATTCAAGTTTTGCTTAAAGAAGCGGCTCAAAAACGCCATATCGAAACTGATAGCCATAAGTATCAACATCACTACCTGTTTTCTGGAAAAATCATCTGTGGTAATTGTGGAACTATTTTTAAGCGGCAAACACGCCCAAATAAAATCTACTGGGCTTGTCAAAGGCATCTAAAATCGGCTAAGCAATGCCCAATTAAGGCAGTTCCCGAAGCAAGTCTAGAAGTGGCTTTCTGTAATATGATGAATAAACTCGTTTACAGCAGGAAGTTCTTATTACAACCACTGTTAGAAAACCTGCAGGTGCAGGCTAACAGTGACACCCACGGTCGACTAAATTCTTTAACCGAACTGATGCAATCAGGACTGATAGATAAGCCTATCTACGTAAACCAAACGGCTCAACTCGAACAGGATACCTACAAGTGCCGTGAAAAGGTCAAGCAACTCCACAGTAGAAATACTGATTCGGCTAACAGTTTTGAAGATGTACGCTCCTTACTATATTGGTGCCAACAAGATCAAGAACTGTCAGGATTTGATAAAACCCCGTTTCAGGATTTTGTTCAACAGATTGTAGTACACAGTTCAAGCGTAGTTTTTAAGCTAAAGTGCGGGCTGAAGTTAACAGAGAAGTTAAACAAGGATGTCACTATTGACGACCACTTCTATCGCAATATCATCAGACAGCGCTTCAACGAACCCATCAAACAAGCCGAATATTTGTACAGCATTATCGAAAGTGAAGGTGATTTAATTGGGTAA
- a CDS encoding recombinase family protein: MGKVRIIPAHQPKGNSVHHQHSPQPFEKLRVAAYCRVSTDYDEQASSYETQVAHYKELIQKEPTWEFAGIYADDGISGTNTKKREQFNKMIAACKAGNIDLIVTKSISRFARNTIDCLKYIRDLKAINVAIFFEKENINTMDAKGEVLITIMASLAQQESESLSQNVKMGIQYRYQQGKLFVNHNHFLGYTKDAQGNLVIEPEEAKVIKRIFYSYLDGMTMKQIADSLKADGILTGGKTKNWRSSSVAKILKNEKYMGDALLQKTYTVDFLNKKRVKNEGIMPQYYVENDHPAIIPKSVFMQVQQIIKQRRNGITTKNGKHRRLNGKYCFSQKIFCGKCGDIMQRNMWYRPEKVAVWRCASRIRRSKTGRRCMIRNVKEPLLKEATVDAFNQLIQSHELASKQIKANIMKVIKSSKGPTIDQLDQQLEEVQMKLIQAANQHQDCDALTQQIMDLRKQREKVQNRENDQQAKLHSMDEINKLVELHKYGLVDFDEQLVRRLVEKITIFKRYMEFTFKDGEVIRVNM, translated from the coding sequence TTGGGTAAAGTACGCATTATTCCTGCCCATCAGCCAAAAGGAAACAGTGTCCATCATCAACATAGTCCACAACCTTTTGAAAAGCTCCGGGTAGCTGCTTATTGCCGGGTTTCGACCGACTATGATGAGCAGGCTAGCTCCTACGAAACTCAGGTAGCTCACTACAAAGAGCTAATTCAAAAGGAACCAACCTGGGAATTTGCAGGTATTTATGCCGATGATGGGATCTCCGGAACCAATACCAAGAAGCGCGAACAATTTAATAAAATGATTGCAGCCTGTAAAGCTGGTAATATTGACTTAATCGTTACCAAATCAATCAGCCGGTTTGCCCGAAATACCATCGACTGCTTGAAATATATCCGGGACTTAAAAGCCATCAACGTCGCCATCTTCTTTGAGAAAGAAAACATTAACACCATGGATGCCAAAGGTGAAGTTCTGATTACCATCATGGCTTCCCTCGCTCAACAAGAAAGTGAGTCCTTATCGCAAAACGTCAAGATGGGGATTCAGTACCGTTATCAGCAAGGAAAATTATTCGTGAATCATAATCACTTCCTGGGCTATACCAAGGATGCTCAAGGCAACCTGGTAATTGAACCAGAGGAAGCCAAGGTCATTAAACGGATCTTCTATAGCTACCTAGACGGAATGACGATGAAACAAATCGCTGATTCACTCAAAGCTGATGGTATTCTGACTGGTGGCAAAACAAAAAATTGGCGCTCTAGCAGCGTGGCCAAAATCCTAAAGAATGAAAAATACATGGGTGATGCCCTTTTACAAAAGACTTACACCGTTGATTTTCTTAATAAAAAACGAGTGAAAAATGAAGGCATCATGCCACAATACTACGTGGAGAATGATCACCCAGCGATTATTCCCAAGTCTGTTTTCATGCAAGTACAGCAGATCATCAAACAGCGCCGAAATGGTATCACTACTAAGAACGGTAAGCATAGGCGCCTTAACGGTAAATATTGCTTCTCTCAAAAAATATTTTGTGGTAAGTGCGGTGATATCATGCAGCGAAACATGTGGTATCGGCCAGAAAAAGTGGCTGTCTGGCGTTGTGCTAGCCGGATAAGGAGAAGTAAAACTGGTCGCCGCTGCATGATTCGCAATGTTAAAGAACCCCTTCTCAAAGAAGCCACCGTTGATGCCTTCAACCAATTAATCCAAAGCCACGAGTTGGCTAGTAAACAAATCAAAGCTAACATCATGAAAGTTATCAAGAGCTCGAAAGGTCCAACGATTGATCAACTCGATCAACAGCTGGAGGAAGTGCAAATGAAGTTGATTCAAGCTGCCAACCAGCACCAGGACTGTGATGCTCTTACTCAGCAAATCATGGACCTGCGGAAACAAAGAGAAAAAGTCCAAAATCGTGAAAATGATCAACAAGCTAAACTGCATAGCATGGACGAAATCAACAAATTAGTCGAATTGCACAAGTATGGCTTAGTTGACTTTGATGAACAATTGGTTCGTCGCTTGGTAGAAAAAATCACCATCTTCAAACGCTACATGGAATTCACGTTCAAAGATGGTGAAGTAATTAGAGTTAACATGTAA
- a CDS encoding ATP-binding protein encodes MNEETLIGIINKAPIENDHWDFKEKWHEDNGELLRDIINFVNTPHHDDCYIILGVNDKNGEIVGIDKDPNRRNKQQLQDYLRRQPFAQNWYPLTNVETFKLSGHYIDVITIKNSNNVPIYLNRRVNRKGKPMQPGLIYSRINDSNTPVDESTSDNQLELLWAKRFHLDVSIYDRYKAILMHPEDWEQIITEDNHESYIYLRDPNFAIKVDGPLENKNSHFESFMMSEFNIRVEWFIIKLFYGNNEIYYNYDIPIDDSSAEIIIPDHHFINVNSVFNGISYHCYIKDELPYILTNFINDVRNVSYAGYWWNHVTADNVIYETKKEKAYYEKLVSDNYEKIKVSELTPNPEKVQALTSKIKLSGTKGEGGDISLIAKEMANEHLLVKYIKKLQLKNSTQPK; translated from the coding sequence TTGAATGAAGAAACACTTATCGGAATAATAAATAAAGCACCGATAGAAAATGACCACTGGGATTTTAAAGAAAAGTGGCATGAGGATAATGGTGAATTACTGAGAGACATTATAAATTTTGTTAATACACCACATCACGATGATTGCTATATTATTCTGGGTGTAAATGATAAGAATGGAGAAATTGTTGGCATAGATAAAGATCCTAATCGTAGGAACAAACAACAATTGCAAGATTATCTTAGAAGACAACCATTTGCACAAAACTGGTATCCCTTAACGAATGTTGAAACTTTTAAGCTATCCGGACATTACATAGATGTGATTACCATAAAAAATTCTAATAATGTGCCAATTTACTTGAATAGAAGAGTTAATAGAAAAGGTAAGCCAATGCAACCTGGGTTGATTTATTCAAGGATTAATGATTCGAATACACCAGTGGATGAGTCTACTAGTGATAATCAACTGGAATTATTATGGGCGAAAAGATTTCATCTTGACGTAAGTATTTATGACCGATACAAGGCAATTCTAATGCATCCAGAAGATTGGGAACAAATCATAACCGAAGATAATCATGAATCATATATATATCTTAGAGATCCTAATTTTGCTATTAAAGTTGATGGACCACTTGAAAATAAAAATAGTCATTTTGAATCATTCATGATGTCAGAGTTTAATATAAGGGTCGAATGGTTCATCATTAAATTATTTTATGGGAATAATGAGATTTACTACAATTATGATATTCCTATAGATGATTCTTCAGCAGAAATAATTATTCCAGACCATCATTTCATAAATGTAAATAGTGTGTTTAATGGCATTAGCTATCATTGTTATATTAAAGATGAGCTGCCATATATACTTACTAATTTTATAAATGATGTAAGGAATGTATCATATGCGGGCTATTGGTGGAACCATGTAACCGCAGATAATGTTATTTATGAAACAAAAAAAGAAAAAGCATACTATGAAAAATTGGTATCTGATAATTATGAAAAAATCAAAGTGTCAGAACTAACCCCTAATCCAGAAAAGGTTCAAGCTCTGACAAGTAAGATTAAGTTAAGTGGTACAAAAGGAGAGGGTGGCGATATATCACTAATTGCTAAAGAAATGGCAAATGAACATCTGTTGGTGAAATATATTAAAAAATTGCAATTAAAAAACAGCACCCAGCCGAAATGA
- the rlmD gene encoding 23S rRNA (uracil(1939)-C(5))-methyltransferase RlmD — protein sequence MKLNIPVHKNEEYPAKVVDLSYEGNGVVKIDDFPVFVPNALPGEEITVKITKVTSHFAWGRVMDWQTKSPDRVDVKDKKYIQTGIAPLGHLKYDAQLKFKQHQIQELLAKAHLDEIEVLPTMGMEKPYHYRNKAQVPVKMVRGQLETGFYKRGSHNLVPIEDFYIQDPEIDKAIVVVRDLLRQYHITPYDEQTGKGVIRTVMVRRGYYSHEMMVVLVTNTKRLPMEKQIVDGIVAGVPEVKSIVQNINDKRTNRLLGDKNKTLWGADEIHDQLLGIDFAISPLSFYQVNPQQTERLYQTAIDNAGLDGNQTVIDAYCGIGTISLAVAKHAKQVYGVEIVPAAIEDAKHNAKRNGIKNAKFVVGKAEEQFAKWQAEGLKLDIVIVDPPRKGLAESLIEATGKMEPKKVIYVSCNPATLVRDIKRFADQGYHVTKPIQPVDQFPQTTHVESVTVLERTEK from the coding sequence TTGAAACTAAACATTCCAGTACATAAAAATGAAGAATATCCAGCGAAGGTAGTGGATTTATCTTACGAAGGCAATGGGGTCGTTAAGATTGATGATTTTCCCGTCTTTGTTCCTAATGCCCTTCCTGGTGAAGAGATTACGGTAAAGATCACCAAGGTAACCAGCCACTTTGCTTGGGGACGGGTAATGGACTGGCAGACGAAGAGTCCAGATCGCGTTGATGTTAAGGATAAAAAATATATTCAAACGGGAATCGCGCCGCTTGGTCATTTGAAATATGATGCCCAGTTGAAATTCAAGCAACACCAAATTCAAGAATTATTGGCCAAAGCACACTTAGATGAGATTGAAGTTTTGCCAACGATGGGGATGGAAAAGCCTTATCATTACCGCAACAAGGCCCAAGTACCAGTAAAAATGGTTCGTGGTCAATTAGAAACCGGTTTTTATAAGCGGGGGAGCCACAATTTAGTACCAATTGAAGATTTCTATATCCAGGATCCAGAAATTGATAAGGCCATTGTGGTTGTCCGTGACTTATTACGGCAATACCACATTACACCATATGATGAACAAACTGGTAAAGGTGTGATTCGCACAGTAATGGTTCGGCGGGGATACTACAGCCATGAAATGATGGTAGTCTTAGTCACGAATACGAAGCGGCTGCCAATGGAAAAACAAATCGTGGATGGTATCGTTGCCGGAGTGCCAGAAGTAAAAAGTATTGTGCAAAACATCAATGATAAGCGAACGAACCGCTTGCTCGGCGATAAGAATAAAACATTATGGGGTGCTGATGAAATTCATGATCAGCTCCTCGGGATTGATTTTGCAATTTCACCATTATCCTTCTACCAGGTTAATCCGCAACAGACTGAACGCCTTTACCAAACAGCCATCGACAATGCAGGCTTGGACGGTAATCAAACCGTCATCGATGCCTATTGTGGAATTGGCACGATTTCCCTGGCAGTAGCTAAGCATGCTAAGCAAGTTTACGGGGTCGAAATTGTTCCAGCGGCGATTGAAGACGCCAAACATAATGCTAAACGGAATGGTATTAAGAACGCCAAATTTGTTGTTGGTAAGGCCGAAGAACAATTTGCTAAGTGGCAAGCAGAAGGGCTCAAACTAGATATTGTCATCGTTGATCCACCACGGAAGGGTCTTGCTGAAAGTCTGATCGAAGCCACCGGTAAAATGGAACCAAAGAAAGTGATTTATGTTTCCTGCAACCCTGCCACTTTAGTCCGTGATATCAAGCGTTTTGCTGACCAAGGCTACCATGTAACGAAGCCAATTCAGCCAGTGGACCAGTTCCCACAGACGACGCATGTGGAGAGCGTTACTGTCCTGGAACGTACAGAAAAATAG
- a CDS encoding diacylglycerol kinase codes for MTVRKRARIIYNPTSGRETLRSDLVDILAIYEKAGYETSAFATTPAPNSAKNEATRAAEDGFDLIVAAGGDGTLNEVVNGIAGLEHRPTLAIIPAGTTNDYARALRIPRDDPIAAAKLILKKNKKFKIDIGRAGENYFMNIAAGGTMTELTYEVPSQMKSLFGYAAYFAKGAELMPRIKPVDMLIKYDNQEYRGSASMFMIALTNSVGGFEQIVPDASLDDGKFTMIIVKKSSVIDMLSLMAKALQGKHLDDPRIVYAKATDIEVIPLNKGDRLMVNLDGEYGGDAPMKFHNLKQHLEVIANLDEIPEDAITTSADFKRVEEDFMNGIDDYKDREKK; via the coding sequence ATGACCGTGCGGAAACGTGCTCGGATAATTTATAATCCTACCTCAGGCCGTGAGACATTGCGAAGTGATTTAGTTGATATTCTCGCAATTTATGAGAAAGCTGGATATGAAACTAGTGCTTTTGCGACTACTCCTGCGCCTAACTCAGCTAAGAACGAAGCCACTCGTGCTGCTGAAGACGGTTTTGATTTGATTGTAGCCGCTGGTGGAGACGGTACCCTGAATGAAGTGGTTAATGGAATTGCTGGGTTAGAACATCGGCCAACATTAGCGATTATTCCAGCAGGGACGACTAATGACTATGCACGGGCATTACGGATTCCTCGTGATGATCCGATCGCTGCGGCTAAGTTAATCTTAAAGAAGAATAAGAAATTTAAGATTGATATTGGTCGGGCTGGTGAAAATTACTTCATGAACATTGCTGCCGGTGGAACGATGACTGAATTAACCTATGAGGTCCCTTCGCAAATGAAGTCCCTCTTTGGTTACGCAGCATACTTCGCCAAGGGAGCAGAGTTGATGCCGCGGATTAAGCCAGTCGACATGCTAATCAAGTATGATAATCAGGAATACCGGGGCAGTGCTTCCATGTTTATGATTGCCTTGACTAATTCGGTCGGCGGTTTTGAACAGATTGTGCCGGATGCTTCACTTGATGATGGAAAGTTTACGATGATTATCGTCAAGAAGAGCAGTGTGATCGATATGCTCAGCTTAATGGCAAAGGCACTTCAAGGAAAGCACCTTGATGATCCGCGCATTGTTTATGCTAAGGCAACCGATATTGAAGTTATTCCGCTAAACAAGGGTGACCGCTTGATGGTTAACCTGGACGGGGAATATGGTGGCGATGCGCCCATGAAATTCCATAACCTTAAACAGCACCTAGAAGTGATTGCTAACTTGGATGAGATTCCAGAAGATGCGATTACAACTTCAGCTGATTTTAAGCGGGTCGAAGAAGACTTTATGAATGGCATTGACGATTATAAAGATCGCGAAAAAAAATAG
- the gatB gene encoding Asp-tRNA(Asn)/Glu-tRNA(Gln) amidotransferase subunit GatB has protein sequence MNFQTTIGLEVHVELKTNSKIYSPSPVEYGDQPNANTNVIDWGYPGVLPSLNKGVVRDGIMAGLALHAQIAHHMHFDRKNYFYPDNPKAYQITQSDTPIAHDGWIEIEVNGKKKKIGIKEMHIEEDAGKNTHTSKYSYVDLNRQGTPLIEIVSKPDIASPEEAVAYLEALRQRIQFTGISDVKMEEGSMRVDTNISIRPIGSDKFGTKTEMKNINSFNYVRKALAFEEKRHQKVLMAGGHIGQETRRYDEATGETILMRTKEGSDDYRYFPEPDLPPVNVSDEWISEIESKMPEMPGERREHYVKDLGLTDYDAMVLTQTKEMSDFFEEAVKDGGDPKRVANYLMNDVNSYLNDKQVDLQDTKLTPANLAGMVKLIEDGTISSKMAKKVFKGILDGEEPNAYAKEHGLVQLSDPAQLQPIVDEVLDNNEQSIEDFKNGKDRAVGYLMGQIMKQTRGKANPQVVTQLLMKSLKAK, from the coding sequence ATGAACTTTCAAACAACAATCGGTCTAGAAGTCCACGTTGAATTAAAGACTAATTCAAAGATTTACAGTCCATCCCCCGTTGAATACGGTGACCAGCCTAACGCAAACACCAATGTCATTGACTGGGGTTACCCTGGTGTATTGCCAAGCTTAAACAAGGGTGTCGTTCGTGACGGAATCATGGCTGGGCTTGCTCTTCATGCTCAAATTGCCCACCACATGCACTTTGATCGGAAGAACTACTTCTATCCTGATAACCCGAAAGCCTACCAGATTACTCAATCAGATACTCCAATCGCTCATGATGGTTGGATTGAAATTGAAGTAAACGGTAAGAAGAAAAAGATCGGTATCAAAGAAATGCATATTGAAGAAGATGCTGGTAAGAACACTCACACCAGCAAGTATTCATACGTTGACTTGAACCGGCAAGGAACACCGCTAATTGAAATTGTTTCTAAGCCAGATATTGCCTCGCCTGAAGAAGCAGTGGCTTACTTGGAAGCATTGCGTCAACGGATCCAATTTACAGGGATCTCTGACGTGAAGATGGAAGAAGGGTCTATGCGGGTTGATACCAACATCTCAATTCGGCCAATCGGTTCTGACAAGTTTGGGACCAAGACAGAAATGAAGAACATCAACTCCTTTAATTATGTTCGGAAGGCCCTCGCATTTGAAGAAAAACGGCATCAAAAAGTATTGATGGCTGGTGGACACATTGGTCAGGAAACACGTCGTTATGATGAAGCGACTGGTGAGACTATTCTGATGCGGACAAAGGAAGGTTCTGATGATTACCGTTACTTCCCAGAACCAGACTTGCCACCAGTAAACGTTAGCGATGAATGGATTAGTGAAATTGAAAGCAAAATGCCAGAAATGCCTGGTGAGCGTCGTGAGCACTATGTTAAGGATCTTGGCTTAACTGATTACGATGCGATGGTTCTTACCCAGACTAAGGAAATGTCTGATTTCTTTGAAGAAGCTGTTAAGGACGGTGGCGATCCTAAGCGGGTAGCCAACTACTTGATGAACGATGTGAACTCATACTTGAACGATAAGCAAGTTGACTTACAAGATACTAAGCTTACTCCAGCTAACCTTGCTGGCATGGTGAAGTTAATTGAAGATGGGACTATTTCTTCTAAGATGGCTAAGAAGGTCTTTAAAGGAATCTTAGATGGTGAAGAACCAAATGCTTACGCAAAGGAACACGGTCTTGTTCAATTATCTGATCCTGCGCAACTACAGCCAATCGTTGATGAAGTTCTTGATAACAACGAACAATCAATTGAAGACTTTAAGAATGGTAAAGACCGGGCTGTTGGTTACTTAATGGGTCAAATCATGAAGCAAACGCGTGGTAAGGCTAACCCACAAGTTGTTACTCAATTATTGATGAAGTCTTTGAAGGCTAAATAG